In the Desulfotignum phosphitoxidans DSM 13687 genome, ATGAAGATCAAAAAAAAACACGCAGTTTTTCGCATAAAGCAGGGTCCTGAAAATTTATCTTAAGTTTTGTCATAAATCTGAACAACCCGTTAATTTCATTTGTACTAGGAAAAATCTGTAAACAGAGGCGACAAATAGTGCCTCTGCTTACAGAAAAGAGCCAGTACGTCTGTTATAACGCATCTTCCAGGCCGATTGACACCGTCTTTGAACGACTATGAGAAAATATTCCCGCCGGGCTTTCAAGCGGGATCTCTTTTTCTTTTTCCATGGTGTCGGATTTGTAGATAACCAGCTTGTCCCCCTTGTATCCAGCGCTTACATAGAAATAGTCCCCCATTGCCGTATATTCCGGAAAATGGGAATGCCCGCCGACAGTTATGGTTTTTACAACCTCCAGATTCTCTTTATCGATCATCTGAATCTTATCCGCGTCCGGGCCCGTGCCCACGATATCCACGACAACATATTTGGAATCGGGATGGGCTGCCGGTGATTCGGTGGGGCCGAGAACAGGTATCTGCTTCACCACATCAAAGGTTTCCATATCCCAGACAGTGACAACGGTATTTTCACAGCTTCCGATATTGGTCCCGATTCCAAGAGATTTTCCGTCAACTTTTATAATTGCCCCTGAACCAAAATGAGGCGTGCAGCCCCCCGGTATTTTCACCGCCACTTTTTTCTCTTTCAGATCAACCACCGGGAAATTGCCATCTTCATAAGAAGCAATGGTTAAATACCTTCCTTCCGGTGATAAAACCGCATCATGTAAGTGCCGGCCGACATTCTTTATCTTGGTTACAGGCAAGTCCGGCTTGCTGCAGTCGATGATCCAGACCTGACCTGCATTCTCCAGAGCGACAACCAGGTAATCGGCAAACGGTGTTCCTGTGATCATTCCGGAATCGGATTCCACCATCTGGCCATCAGGATTTTCTCCTTTTAAATCAAAAAACTTAACTGGTTCAAAAGTCCCGGCATCCAGGATTACCGCGTTATGAGAGACATAGGATCCTGCCATCACATAATTTCCATCCCGGGAAACAGCAAGCGACGGTCCGTTTAATCCGGTACGAATGCTGCGCACTGCGCGCATTGAATAAAGGTCAATCTTGTAAAGGTATCCACTGTCGGTTACCGCATAAGCCCAGCGAAGGTCAACCGGGTTGTAATTCATGTTATGGGGGGCATGCTTTGTCGGAATTTCTCCGACCTGACGATGTGTTCTGCCGTCAAAGAAAACCACCCTGCTGTTATCCGTGGAATATCTTCCCCTGACCATGATTCCCATCAGGTCGTGTATATTCCTGATCGGATATACCGGCTTCGAAGGCAGGCTTGATATGTCCTCAACATATACCTCCAAAGATTTTCTGACCTCTTCCATGCCAAAGGCAACTTCTTCTTTTGATGTGTTTTTGAACAAAGCCGACAATTTCCGCAATTCCGGAGTGCTCAGCTTCCCGCCCCAGGGCGGCATCTGGGTTTCCGGGATACCGTTGATAGCCATTGATCGGATAGCGGCTTCAGTGGTGTTGACGAGCCTTTCTTTAGTCAAAGCCGGCGCGAAATAACCGCCGCGGTCGGCACCATGGCAAACCGCGCAATTCTGATTATACAGTTTGCCTGCATCATCCATATCGCCTGCATTGACCGGGGTCGTTGCTAAACAGGCGAAAACAAAGAACGCCAATGATAAACCAACGGACCATTTACGTTTTTCTGCCATTTTCATTTTCTCCCCCTCTTTTGATTTTGGGTTAAAGGGTAACCAGCAACAAGAAAGCTGCTGGTTACCTGATTTTTCGACAATAATTTTTTATATTTAAGCGGAACTTCATCATCGAATTTTGAATCCAGGCTTAACATATAAACAACAAGGGGCTGAACGCCTTCCCTGGTAAAACCTATGTCCGGCATTACCGATTCCTGAGGAGGATTCATCACCGCTTCTTCCAGGTATTTGATGCTGAATCGCGCAAGGTTGCTATGTTCAGGTCCTATACTTCCACCCACCGGACCGATCCGGTGGCATTCTTTGCACCCCTTGTCTTTGTATAACTGCCTGCCGGCAAACAATTCCGGGGCATCCTGTTCCATGAGTTCAGGATTATGACATTTTCCGCACGAGGCCTGTAGATAGTCTTCAGGCAGAATTGGCCGTGGCCATTGTTCTCTTGGTATTTCCCCGTGAGCCTCTGCTTTGGTTAAGGCATATCCCTGTCCTTCATGGCAAAGGGTGCAGCCAAACTGTTCAGCAGGATGATACCAGAGAATACCGGTTCCCGGATGGGTTTGATACGGCAAAGGGGCTTGTTCCAATCCACGCATATCAATGCCAAGATGACAGGTCTGGCAGCGATCCACCCGACCCGCATCAGGCAGATGTATCTGTTTAACCCCGGACGGGATGTCACTGCTGTCCAGTTCCTGGTCGGTATGCCCCTGCAAAACCTCTTTAAAAACGTGTTGATAATACTGCCATTCAGGCTGCGACTCTTTTAGAATCACCACAATTAACAAAACGAGGACGGCAAAGCCTGCGATCAGGATTTTCAATGATTCTTTTTTTAAAAAACTGTTATCATTTTTCATGGTTTTTCCTGATTTATCTGAATAATATTTGTTTTGCTCGACATTGCCGGTTGATTTTTTTCCTTGAAATATTGGTTAATGTGCCCCCGGCCAAGCCTCCCAGGGCCAGAAGAAATCCCAGTTCGGGCCCCGGCAAAAGTAGGCAAAAAAGATCAGCAGAATAATTGCCAGCGCAATTGCTGTAAATACGACATTCTGCCGCAACCGAGTGCGGTGAAACCAAACGCCGGTCGCCTCAGAAGGACTTTTGTCGAAAAACGGAACCAGTGCCAGCCAGATAAGCAAAATTGCGGGGATAAGCACTCCGCCGACCAATCCGCCGTTTATCCGGTATTGGCCTATGCTTATGGTCGTGGTGGCAACAAGTTCCTGCATCCATAACAGGAACCAAGGAGCTTTTGCCGGGTTTGGCGCATTTACCGGATCGGCCGGGGCCTCAATCGGAATATTAATGAACAGCGCCAACAGTACAGCGAACGCAAGGGTTGAAAGAAAAACCCATATAAGCCTTTGCAAAAACAAGGGGGTGTCATGCAATGTATCCGGTTTTGACGCGGCCAGCGTATGACTATTTACCGAACCGTTGTCGGAGTGGGATTCTATATTGTCATCACACGCCATTCCGCCATCTTTTTTATTTCTCCAAAAATGATATGAAATAAAAAGCATTGCCAGGAAGGGCAGCAGCAGCACATGAAGGATGAAGATGCGGGACAGGAAATTCTGCCCTATCGCGTTTCCGCCAAGAACGAAATATCTGAGTTCATCTCCGATTATCGGAATAGACTTTATTATATTTGTTCCGATGACAGCACCCCAATAGCTGACCTGGTCCCAGGGAAGGAGATATCCGGTATAGGCCATGGCCAGGGTAAGCAGCAGCAGCACAACCCCCGCAAGCCAGTTCAGCCATCCATTGGTGTTCTCTCTTTTTCCCTTTTTAAATGCACCGGTATAAAAAGTTCTGCACAAATGCAAAAAGACAAAACTGATCATAAAATAGGCGGAAATCAGGTGGAGGCTGCGAATGAACCAGCCAAAAGGGAAAATAAAATTTATATCCTTAACACTCCAGTACGCATGTTCAACTGACGGAACATACCGAAACATCAAAAGCAGTCCGGTTATACAAAGTATCGCAAAAATTGCGGCTGCTATTGTCCCAAGATATAGGGAATACGAGAGGGAATAGCTCCTCGGGGACACTTCATTATCATTGGGCAGAAAATGTACCCAGAAGATACGATCGATTGCATCTTTTTTTTCAAATGACTGGACGGGGTCCCAGCCGGTAACGATTTTATTGGAAAATTTCTTCCAAATGCCCACAGCAAACTCCTTTTCAAACCTAAACGGTTAACCTCCAATCCGCACTCACCTCGGAGCCCTTATCGACTATGAGCTTTCTTTCAACAGTCGAAACTGACAATTTAAATGCGGGAAGAGGAGAGGGAGCTGGTCCTGTATAAGGCGTTCCGTCACCATAAAAACTTGAACCATGACAGGGGCAATGGAACTCCCATTTCTCTTCAATTTCTTTACCGCTAACAGTCACTGTCTTTGGCCCAGTAAGCTTCTTGACGGTGACGTTGCAGCCCAGATGGGTACAAACAGAGGAGATAGCATGGAATTTATTGCCCTCCTTTATAACAAAGATTTGATGTTCCGAAAGAAAATTGGGGCCATCTGAAAATTTATGGGGCGCGCCTATCTTTATTCGTTGAGGAGGGCCGTAATTCGCCTTTGGTAAAAAAAATTTGATGAGTATATAGACCGCCTGGCCAACTATCCCGCCAAATATGACGAAAATAAAAAAAAACTTAAGCAGTTTCCGTCTTTGAAAATATTTCATCGCCCCCCCAAAAAAATCAGATTTTCCTAATTCTACTGTCGGACAGACATTTTATTATGGACGATAAGATGAAAATTTTATTAAGTATGTGATCAATATCACATAAGCGGAAAAAAAATTAACGATGCTTTCCAACATAATGCCGTTCCAGGTGCTAGTATTGCGATGCAGACATATGGAAAACAGGTTTTTATCAAACAAAAAAATCAAGCAATTCCTTTCTGATGCGGTGCGGACTATTATTATACTGATATGACGGATAGAGGATCCATGGTTTTCATGGAATTAGATGACCTGTTCCATAAATTTATGGAACAGGTAGAATCGATTTTCAAAAATCGGCTAAAACCCTTGAGGCGGAGGTCTTTTCTGAACAATGATTTGATTTTATTAACCGACATTCCCTCGTTTCCGCCGGACGGGACCTCGGCCCTGATTGCGGTCATCGGCTTGGTCTGAAAATCGTATCACTTTTTTTCAAATATTGACATTTGAACTATTTTTTGAAACAACCATAATCATCTTGAGTTTTTTTCTTTACTGATTTTTTTAAAAAATCGCTTTTCCAGCCTAAGGAGCCCATCTATGAAATCCACGGACCAGCTGAAAAATGAGCATGAAGGAATAAAGATCGTATTTCGTGTGCTCAGAAAAATGTGTGAATCCCTTCAATCAAATCAAACCATTGACACTGGCCATTTTGAGGGAATCCTGGAATTTTTTGAAATATTTGTGGACAAATGCCATCACGGGAAAGAAGAAGACCTGCTGTTTCCAGCCATGGAACAGGCCGGCATTCCCAGGCAGGGACCCATCGAAGCGATGCTGTCGGAACACACCACCGGCCGGGGCCATATCAAAGCCATCCGCCGGAAATTTGCCCGGTTCCAGTCCGGCGACACTGCTGTGTCCGGGGCGCTGGCCGATGAATGCGAACAATACATCCTGCTGATGCTCGACCACATCTACAAAGAAAACAATATTCTGTATCCCATGGGAGAAGCCCGTTTTTCCCGGGAAACCGATGAGAAACTGTATCAGGACTTTGACACCCTTGAAACCGAAAGAATCGGCACGGGCAAACATGAAGCCTTTCATCAGATGATCGATGAATTGACGCAAATCTATCTGGACTGATTTTTCATTTCTTAGCACCGGTTATTTCAAATAACATAAGGAGGGAGAATGGACCTGTCTGTTCAATATATGGGCCTTGATCTTCAAAACCCATTGATCGTGGGAAGTTCGGGTCTGACAAGTTCGGTGAAAAAAATTCAGGAAATCGAGAAAAACGGGGCCGGCGCCGTAATCCTGAAATCCATTTTCGAGGAAGAGATCGCGTTTGAATACACCGATGTTCTCACAATTCCGTTGAGTGGATTTCCTATGCCCGGCGTATCGAAGAAGCCGGCGCAGATGCCCTTGAACTCAACATGTTTTTTCTGCCTTCCAGTTTTGAAAGAACCGCACAGGAAACTCAGGGGCTCTATTTCAAGATCATCAAAAAAATGCTTGAAACAGTGGATATCCCGGTTTCCCTGAAAATAAGCCCCTATTTCACCGACCTGGGGCCCATGATTCAACAATTGTCCCGGACCGGTGTCAAGGGGCTGGTGCTGTTCAACCGGTTTTTCAGCCCGGATTTTGACATTGACCAATTTGACATCCAGCCGTCTTTTACGTTCAGCACACCCTCGGATCTGGCTGTTTCGCTTCGGTGGATCGCAATGATGTCTGAACGGACAGATTGCGATCTGGCCGCATCCACCGGCGTTCACGACAGTAACGCCTTGATCAAGCAGATACTTGCCGGGGCAAATGCGGTCCAGACCGTCTCCTGCCTGTATAAAAACGGTACCGGTTACATCAAAACCCTGCTGGAGGGCCTTGAGATCTGGATGCATAACAAGGGATTCAGACAGATTGCCGATTTCAGAGGCAAGATGAGCCAGGCAAAAAGCAAAGACCCCGCGCTTTATGAAAGAACCCAGTTCATGAAATACTTTGGCAGAAAGAAAATGTAAACAACACCGGCCTAAGGAGGGTAACCCATGTCGCAGAAATCTGTTTTGTCATCGCTTCGTTTTTTCCGGCCCCGCGGGGAAAAGCAGGGCTGCCGGGAAGAAAAAACCGCAGCAGGCTGGGCTGAAACCCGCTGCGGTCAGAGAGAATGGGAGGATCTTTACCGGCGCCGCTCCCAGTATGATAAAAAAGTCCGGTCCACCCACGGGGTCAATTGTACCGGCTCCTGTTCCTGGGATGTCTTTGTCAAAGACGGTGTCCTGGTATGGGAGACCCAGGCCACGGACTATCCGGCCTCCGGGGAAGGGGTTCCCAACCACGAGCCCCGCGGCTGCCCCCGGGGGGCCACTTATTCCTGGTACACGTACAGCCCGGTACGACTGAAGCATCCCCTGGTCCGGTCGTGCCTGCTGGACATGTGGCGTCAGGCCCTGGGGCAAACCGATGATCCGGTGGTTGCCTGGGAAAGTATTGCCACAGACAAAGAAAAACGGCGCCGCTTTCATCAGGCCCGGGGCAAAGGCGGGTTTGTGCGGGTGGACTGGGATGAAGCCGCCGCCCTGATTGCCGCGGCCCTGGTTCACACCATCAAAAAATACGGCCCGGACCGGGTATTCGGATTTTCGCCCATTCCAGCCATGTCCATGGTGTGTTATGCTGCCGGGGCCCGGTTCCTGTCACTCATCGGCGCATCCATGCTCAGCTTCTACGACTGGTACTGCGACCTGCCCCCGGCTTCTCCCCAGATATGGGGCGAACAGACGGATGTACCTGAAAGCGCTGACTGGTTTGAATCATCCTACTTCATTGTCTGGGGGACCAACCTGCCCATGACCCGGACGCCGGACGCCCATTTTTTCACCGAAGCCCGTTACCGGGGAACCCGGGTGGCTGCCGTGGCACCGGACTACGCCGAATATGTCAAGTTCGCCGACACCTGGCTGCCGGCCCGGGCCGGCACGGACGCGGCCCTGGCCATGGCCATGACCCATGTGGTTCTCAAGGAGTTTTACATGGACCGGCAGGTGTCCTATTTCATGGATTACGCCAGACAGTTCACAGACCTGCCTTTTTTAGTGGTACTTGAACAGGGAACGGACAGCGAAACCCCGGGACGGTTTCTGCGTGCCGCGGATTTCGGTCTGAAAACCAACAACGCCCAGTGGAAAACCGTGGTGTATGATGCAGCGTCAGGCGATTTTGCCGTGCCCAACGGAAGTATCGGTTTCCGCTGGAACGAACAGGGCAACTGGAACCTTGAAATGAAGGCCGATGGTGAGCCGGTCTATCCCCTGCTGGGGTTTGCAGAAAAAAACGACGGCTGGCGCACCGTGGCCTTTCCCGTTTTTACCGAGACCGGCTCGACCGTCAGAAAAGGACTGGTACCCTGTAAGGCTGTCCCCACCCCGGACGGGGACCTGCACGTGACCACGGTATTTGACCTGATGGCCGCTCACCTGGGGGTGCCGCAGAAAAATACCCCATCGACAACGGAAAAGGGCTCTTTCGACTATCCGGCAGATTATAAAGATCCCGCACCTTTTTCACCGGCATGGCAGGAAAAGATCACGGGCGTGCCGGCCCAGGATGCCATCCGGGTGGCACGTGAATTTGCCGAAAATGCCGAAAAAACAAGCGGCAAATCCATGATCTTTTTAGGGGCCGGGACCAACCACTGGTACCACAGTGACATGATCTACCGCACCATCATCAACCTGACCACCCTGTGCGGGTGCCAGGGCGTGAACGGCGGCGGATGGGCCCATTATGTGGGCCAGGAAAAAGTGCGGCCCCAGGCAGCCTGGGCTCAGGTGGCCTTCGGCCTGGACTGGCAGCGGCCGCCGCGCCAGCAGAACGGCACCTCTTTTTATTATTTTGCTACAGACCAGTGGCGGTATGACACTTTTCGGCCGGAAACGGTTCAGTCTCCTCTGGCAAAACAGCCGGCAGCGCAGCACATGGCCGACTACAACGTGACAGCGGCCCGTCTGGGCTGGCTTGCCCTCTTATCCCCAGTTCAACTGCAATCCGGTTGAACTGGTCAAGGAAGCCATGGCTGCCGGGGCTTCCACCGATGAGGAGATCGTAGATTTTGCCGTGAAAAAAATCAAATCCGGCAACCTGCGGTTTGCCATTGAAGACCCGGATCACCCTGATAATTTTCCGCGCATGCTCTTTTTGTGGCGGGCCAACCTGCTGGGGGCCAGCAGCAAAGGGCATGAATATTTCCTCAAACACCTGCTGGGCACGGACCATGCCGTACTCAATTCAGAAAGTGACCTGCGCCCTGAAAAAATTAAATGGCGGGACCCGGCCCCGGAAGGCAAGCTGGATCTGATGGTCACCCTGGAGCTGCGCATGTCCACCAGTGCCATGTATGCGGACATCGCTTTGCCGGCTGCCGGATGGTATGAAATGCATGACCTGAGCACCACGGACATGCATCCGTTCATCCACCCGTTCAATCCGGCCATTGATCCGCCCTGGGAATCTCGCACCAACTGGGAACAGTTCAAGACCATTGCAGAAAAATTCTCCGAACTGGCATCGGATCATCTGGGCACGGTCAAAGACCTGGTGGCCACCCCTCTGATGCACGACACCCCCGGAGAGATCGCCCAGGACCGGGTGCAGGACTGGCACCACAGCGAATGCGACCCCGTGCCCGGAAAGACCATGCCCGCCCTGACCGTGGTAACCCGGGACTACCCCAATACCTTTAAAAAAATGACATCCCTGGGACCGCTGGCCGCATCCGCCGGTGTAGGCGCCAAAGGCGTTATGTGGCATGCAGATACAGAAACCGAAGCACTGAAAACCGCTCTGGGCAAAGTGACCGAAGGGATCGCCCAGGGACAGCCGGTCATGGAAACAGAAAAACAGGCTGCCGAGACCATTCTGATGCTGGCACCCGAGACCAACGGTGCCACAGCAGTCAAATCCTGGGAAACCCTGGAAAAACGCACCGGCATGAGCTTACGCCATCTGAGCCGGGGACGGCAGGATGAACGGATCTGTTTCGACGATCTCACGGTCCAGCCGCGCAAGATCATCACCTCACCCATCTGGAGCGGCATTGAATCTGAAGAACGGCGTTACTCCCCTTTTGTGATCAACATCGAAGAAAAAGTCCCGTTTCGGACCCTCACCGGCCGGGCCCAGTTCTACCAGGACCATCCCTGGATGCGTGATTTCGGCGAACAACTGCCGATTTACCGCCCGCCCCTGACAATCACTCCGGGTAATACCGGCAGCGTGAAGCGGGAACCTGAACGGGAAATCGTGCTCAACTACCTGACCCCCCACTCCAAATGGTCGATTCACAGCACCTATGCCGATACCCTCACCATGCTGACCCTGTTCCGGGGGGGAGAATCCATCTGGATCAGTGACGCTGACGCAAAAAAAATCAAGGCAAAAGACAATGACTGGCTGGAATGCTTTAACGCCAACGGCGTGGTGATGGCAAAAGCCGTGGTGAGTCCGCGCATCCCGCCGGGCAAGGCGTTCATGTACCATGCCCAGGAGCGGCTGATCAATACGCCGGGCACAGGAATTTCCGGCAAACGGGGCGGTACCCACAACAGCGTGACCCGGATTCTGGTCAAGCCCACCCACATGATCGGCGGTTACGCCCAGTTGAGCTACGGCTTTAATTATTACGGACCCATCGGTTCCCAGCGGGATGAAACCATCATCGTGCGCAAGGCCGGAAAGGTGGAATGGTATGAAGATTAAAGTGCAATACGCCATGGTGATGAACCTGGACAAGTGTATCGGCTGCCACACCTGCAGCATTCCCTGCAAGAATGTGTGGACCAGCCGGGAAGGTGCCGAATACATGTGGTTCAACAATGTGGAGACCAAACCTGGTATCGGGTATCCCGGAAAATGGGAAAACCAGCAGATTTACCGCGGCGGCTGGACCGTGAAGGGCAACCGGCTGAAGCTTGCGGCCGGCGGGCGGATTCACAAGGCAATGAACATTTTTCATAACCCGGACCTGCCGGTCATTGATGACTACTATGAACCATGGGATTATGATTACGACCGCCTGATCAAAAGCCCCCCAAAAAACCACCAGCCAACGGTCCGCTCCCATTCCTGCCTGACCGGAGAACCCATGGATCCTGCATGGGGCCCCAACTGGGAGGATGATCTGGCCGGCCTGTCGGAAACCGGAGCCGGCGATGTCAACTTCAACCGATTGGAAATCGACACCTACCTAAAGTTCAAGAACCTTTTCATGTTCTGGCTGCCGCGGCTGTGCGAACACTGCCTCAATCCGGCCTGTGTGGCATCCTGTCCATCCGGTGCTTTGTACAAAAGAGACGAAGACGGTATCGTTCTGGTGGACCAGGAGCGCTGCCGGGGCTGGCGCTACTGCGTGTCGGGCTGTCCCTACAAAAAGGTATATTTCAACTGGAAGCAGGGCCGGGCCGAAAAATGCATCTTCTGTTATCCCCGCATCGAGGCCGGCCTGCCCACTTTGTGCGCCCACAGCTGTGTGGGCCGGATCCGGTATGTGGGGGTGCTGCTCTACGATGCCGACCGCATTCTTGAGGCGGCGGCAGTCCCCCGGGACAAGGATGTCTACCCGGCCCACCTGGATATCCTCATGGATCCGAATGATCCTGAAACAATCCAGGCAGCAAAAGCCCAGGGCATTGCATCCAATGTACTGTCTGCGGCACGCCGCTCTCCGGTATATTCCCTGATCCGGCAATGGCGGCTGGCCCTGCCCCTGCATCCCGAATACCGAACCCTGCCCATGGTCTGGTACATACCCCCCCTCAGCCCGGTCAGCCGCCAGGTGGCCGACACCTCTGAAATTCCGGCAGCCATTGACCAGATGCGGATACCGGTTACCTATCTTGCGAACCTGCTGAGTGCGGGAGACCAGGAACCGGTGCGCCTGGCCCTGGGCAGGCTGGCTGCCTTGCGCCATTACATGCGTCTGCGCCGGGTGGAAAAACAAACCGACACACAGGTGCTGGATCCAGTGGGCTTAAGTGCTCAAGATGCGGATCAGATCTATCAACTGCTGGCACTGGCCCCCCTGGCAAAACGGTTCGTGATCCCCACGGCACCCGTGGATGATCCGGCCGTTTTCACCCGCCAGGGCAGATGCGGACTGGGAGAGGCATTTTAAAAAATGACAGAATACAAAAAACATACACCCATGATCTCCTTATCCGGCACCACATGGCAGGTGCTCTCCGTGCTGCTCGATTACCCGGACAAAAGGCTGTTGCATGATCTTGATCCCATCGCCGCTGCCACCCGGCAGATCCCCGAACCTGAATTCAAACATGCGGTGCAAAATTTTCTGACCTATCTTCAAGCCCATGACCTGCTGCGCCTCCAGGAAAATCATACCGCGGCCTTTGATCTAGGATCAGCCACGACGCTCAACCTGACCTATCACGCCTTTGGTGACAATGAAAAACGGGCTGCGGCTCTGGCAAAACTGCAGCACCTGTACGACCGAACCGGGTGGGAACGCACGAGCGGGGATCTGCCCGATTATCTGCCATTGCTCCTGGAATTTCTCTGGCTCCATCCCCGGCCGGAACCGGCAGCAGCAACACAGATATGGCAATGCCTGAATGCCGCAACCCATCTGGTGGTCGGACTGGAAAAAAAAGCACCGGCCTATGCCGAACTTCTTCGCCCCCTGGGCCGTCTGGCAGCAGCGGCCGCCACCGGCACAGATCAACAAGACTCCCGGATGACACCCCGCCCGCACACACAAGGAGAACCGACATGACCCTTTGGCATACCCTTATTTTTACCGTTTTCCCCTACATATGTTTGACCACTTTCGTGTTCGGCCATGGTTACCGCTATATCACCGACCGATTTGGCTGGAATGCCCGTTCCAGTGAATTTCTTGAAAAAAAATATCTTTTCTACGGATCGATCCTGTTCCATTTCGGCATCATTGCAACCTTTATGGGGCATGCCGGCGGACTGCTCATTCCCCAGCGCGTGCTTGATATCTTCGGTATCACAGCTCAAATACACAACACCATTGCTCACTGGAACGGCCTGGCCGTGGGAATGGCGGCGTTTGCCGGTATCCTGGTGCTGGGATGGCGCCGAATGAAACAGCCCCGCCTGAAGATTGTGACCACCCGCAATGACATGGTCACACTGGCAGCCCTGGCTGTGGTGATCGCCACGGGGATGTACAATGTATTGTTCAGCCATTTCAACATGCTGTACAGTGTGGCCCCCTGGATCAGAGGCATCGTCACCTTTACGCCTGACAGCACCCTGATGCTCGACGTACCCTTAAGCTTCCGGGTTCATGTGACAGCAGCCTGGGCTTTGCTGGCATTTTCCCCTTTCACCCGTCTGGTGCACATCTGGAGTGTTCCTTTGTTCTACCTGACACGGCCCTTCATCGTTTACCGACGGCAGACACGGCAGGCCTGACCATGGCACAACAGGTCAAAGATAAAAACCATCCCCCACAATCCGGCATCTGGGCCCGGAGCATCGAGAATCTGAATCCAGCTTATTTTGCCCTGGTGATGTCCACGGGGATCGTTTCCATGGCAGCCCATTACCAGGGATTTAACATGATTGCATGGATCCTTCTGGGCATCAATATTCCTGCTTACATCATTTTATGGATCATGTATATCTTCCGGATCTTTTTTTTCACCCGGCGGTTTCAAGAGGACTTCAGGGATCATACCCAGGGCATGGGATTTTTCACCTGTGTGGCAGCCTCAGGGGTACTGGGCAGCCAGATACTGATCCTGACCGGTGCGGTGACCATTGCCACAGCCCTGTGGTATGTCACGATCACGCTCTGGCTCTGCCTGATTTACGGCCTGTTCACCGGATTGATCACCAAGGAGGAAAAACCGTCCATTGCCCGGGGCATCAACGGCGGATGGCTCCTGGCCGTGGT is a window encoding:
- a CDS encoding QcrA and Rieske domain-containing protein, which codes for MKYFQRRKLLKFFFIFVIFGGIVGQAVYILIKFFLPKANYGPPQRIKIGAPHKFSDGPNFLSEHQIFVIKEGNKFHAISSVCTHLGCNVTVKKLTGPKTVTVSGKEIEEKWEFHCPCHGSSFYGDGTPYTGPAPSPLPAFKLSVSTVERKLIVDKGSEVSADWRLTV
- a CDS encoding nitrite reductase, yielding MKMAEKRKWSVGLSLAFFVFACLATTPVNAGDMDDAGKLYNQNCAVCHGADRGGYFAPALTKERLVNTTEAAIRSMAINGIPETQMPPWGGKLSTPELRKLSALFKNTSKEEVAFGMEEVRKSLEVYVEDISSLPSKPVYPIRNIHDLMGIMVRGRYSTDNSRVVFFDGRTHRQVGEIPTKHAPHNMNYNPVDLRWAYAVTDSGYLYKIDLYSMRAVRSIRTGLNGPSLAVSRDGNYVMAGSYVSHNAVILDAGTFEPVKFFDLKGENPDGQMVESDSGMITGTPFADYLVVALENAGQVWIIDCSKPDLPVTKIKNVGRHLHDAVLSPEGRYLTIASYEDGNFPVVDLKEKKVAVKIPGGCTPHFGSGAIIKVDGKSLGIGTNIGSCENTVVTVWDMETFDVVKQIPVLGPTESPAAHPDSKYVVVDIVGTGPDADKIQMIDKENLEVVKTITVGGHSHFPEYTAMGDYFYVSAGYKGDKLVIYKSDTMEKEKEIPLESPAGIFSHSRSKTVSIGLEDAL
- a CDS encoding cytochrome b, whose protein sequence is MGIWKKFSNKIVTGWDPVQSFEKKDAIDRIFWVHFLPNDNEVSPRSYSLSYSLYLGTIAAAIFAILCITGLLLMFRYVPSVEHAYWSVKDINFIFPFGWFIRSLHLISAYFMISFVFLHLCRTFYTGAFKKGKRENTNGWLNWLAGVVLLLLTLAMAYTGYLLPWDQVSYWGAVIGTNIIKSIPIIGDELRYFVLGGNAIGQNFLSRIFILHVLLLPFLAMLFISYHFWRNKKDGGMACDDNIESHSDNGSVNSHTLAASKPDTLHDTPLFLQRLIWVFLSTLAFAVLLALFINIPIEAPADPVNAPNPAKAPWFLLWMQELVATTTISIGQYRINGGLVGGVLIPAILLIWLALVPFFDKSPSEATGVWFHRTRLRQNVVFTAIALAIILLIFFAYFCRGPNWDFFWPWEAWPGAH
- a CDS encoding hemerythrin domain-containing protein, whose protein sequence is MKSTDQLKNEHEGIKIVFRVLRKMCESLQSNQTIDTGHFEGILEFFEIFVDKCHHGKEEDLLFPAMEQAGIPRQGPIEAMLSEHTTGRGHIKAIRRKFARFQSGDTAVSGALADECEQYILLMLDHIYKENNILYPMGEARFSRETDEKLYQDFDTLETERIGTGKHEAFHQMIDELTQIYLD
- a CDS encoding beta/alpha barrel domain-containing protein; the encoded protein is MFFLPSSFERTAQETQGLYFKIIKKMLETVDIPVSLKISPYFTDLGPMIQQLSRTGVKGLVLFNRFFSPDFDIDQFDIQPSFTFSTPSDLAVSLRWIAMMSERTDCDLAASTGVHDSNALIKQILAGANAVQTVSCLYKNGTGYIKTLLEGLEIWMHNKGFRQIADFRGKMSQAKSKDPALYERTQFMKYFGRKKM
- a CDS encoding c-type cytochrome — protein: MKNDNSFLKKESLKILIAGFAVLVLLIVVILKESQPEWQYYQHVFKEVLQGHTDQELDSSDIPSGVKQIHLPDAGRVDRCQTCHLGIDMRGLEQAPLPYQTHPGTGILWYHPAEQFGCTLCHEGQGYALTKAEAHGEIPREQWPRPILPEDYLQASCGKCHNPELMEQDAPELFAGRQLYKDKGCKECHRIGPVGGSIGPEHSNLARFSIKYLEEAVMNPPQESVMPDIGFTREGVQPLVVYMLSLDSKFDDEVPLKYKKLLSKNQVTSSFLVAGYPLTQNQKRGRK